The Methylomusa anaerophila genome has a segment encoding these proteins:
- the cmr5 gene encoding type III-B CRISPR module-associated protein Cmr5, with amino-acid sequence MTRQNEAFCQIEEGRATFAFEQVKQAVEKLAGNAQSYKSYVRSLPSLIQVNGLGQALAFCYARKNKNKYIAYRDIYESIFNWLQRKFPDHFQQESELVEEAVKLRSEDYRMITMEVLALLNWMGRFAEGMIEDPLREDEEQANPSEGEAL; translated from the coding sequence ATGACAAGACAGAATGAAGCTTTCTGTCAAATTGAAGAGGGACGCGCTACCTTTGCCTTTGAACAGGTGAAGCAAGCTGTTGAAAAACTAGCCGGAAATGCTCAAAGTTACAAATCATATGTGAGAAGTCTGCCGTCTCTGATTCAGGTCAATGGGCTGGGACAAGCACTGGCTTTTTGCTATGCCAGAAAAAACAAAAACAAATATATAGCCTACAGGGATATTTATGAATCTATTTTCAATTGGCTCCAAAGGAAATTCCCCGATCATTTCCAACAGGAAAGCGAGTTAGTAGAAGAAGCGGTCAAGCTACGCAGTGAAGATTACCGCATGATAACCATGGAGGTGCTGGCGCTGCTGAACTGGATGGGGAGATTTGCAGAAGGTATGATTGAAGACCCTCTAAGAGAGGATGAAGAGCAAGCGAATCCCTCGGAAGGTGAAGCATTATGA
- the cmr4 gene encoding type III-B CRISPR module RAMP protein Cmr4, whose amino-acid sequence MFTIARPFLLHAVTSVHAGSGSEIGTVDLPIQREKHTGYPKIESSSLKGALRHDLAVGIKNKPEEQEKFKWVFGSKPQEEEHDNESQASALSFIDARILLFPVRSLRGTFAWITCRNVLERFNREMTLLCSDKTSSVPQWPLEGVEPETTSSQAMLVGNRDKIVLEEYTMQTKQSGATQSLAERIAQSLGADVPLGIKERLVVLTDDQFADFVKMSTEINARIKVGDSGTTDRGLWYEENVPPETVFYSAVLIGQVRESNKKGADTGEDRMGTLTTDEDVRRYVGEHFPSVFQLGGSNTIGKGILRLIWLEGGAGHDKTE is encoded by the coding sequence ATGTTTACCATCGCGAGACCATTCTTATTGCATGCAGTCACTTCCGTTCATGCCGGGAGCGGCAGTGAAATCGGCACTGTTGATTTGCCCATTCAGCGGGAAAAGCATACGGGCTATCCCAAGATCGAAAGCTCCAGTCTGAAAGGGGCGCTGCGGCATGACTTGGCGGTGGGTATCAAAAATAAGCCAGAAGAACAGGAAAAATTTAAATGGGTATTTGGATCTAAGCCGCAGGAAGAAGAGCACGACAACGAATCCCAGGCCAGTGCGCTTTCTTTTATCGACGCTCGTATTTTATTGTTTCCGGTACGCTCCCTGCGGGGCACCTTTGCCTGGATTACCTGCCGCAATGTGCTGGAGCGCTTCAATCGTGAAATGACGCTGCTTTGTTCCGATAAGACTTCATCAGTGCCGCAATGGCCGCTGGAAGGGGTGGAGCCGGAAACAACTTCTTCTCAAGCTATGTTGGTGGGAAACCGCGACAAAATTGTCCTCGAAGAGTATACCATGCAAACAAAACAAAGCGGCGCCACCCAGAGCTTAGCTGAAAGAATTGCTCAAAGTTTAGGTGCCGATGTGCCTCTGGGTATAAAAGAGCGGTTGGTCGTGTTAACGGACGATCAATTCGCTGATTTTGTAAAGATGTCTACCGAGATCAATGCCAGGATCAAGGTGGGAGATAGTGGAACCACCGACCGCGGGTTATGGTATGAAGAAAACGTGCCTCCAGAAACCGTATTCTACAGTGCAGTGCTCATAGGACAGGTACGCGAAAGTAATAAGAAGGGGGCAGATACCGGGGAAGACAGAATGGGGACGCTGACGACCGACGAAGATGTACGGCGATATGTAGGGGAACACTTTCCTTCGGTATTTCAATTGGGAGGCAGCAATACCATCGGAAAAGGGATCCTGCGTCTAATTTGGCTGGAGGGAGGTGCCGGTCATGACAAGACAGAATGA
- the cmr6 gene encoding type III-B CRISPR module RAMP protein Cmr6 has translation MSQTSTQVLHPADTQEMFQQFSSPDHLWYSMNYNQQADRQAREKEIDREEKKKNGDPDAVRYMFRKNLNHRDGLERITALGRTVDKQRLQALADLPEHYQVRILQATPMGGIIHGLGGAHVRENSLTIHPVYGFLYIPGSSLKGVVRRWFIEAFLGGKESHWDEKTEPWRQAATLGRLVFGTQASVGAVQFFDIFLIEGLQVKPDILTPHFSGYYAGKGTQAPEDTLNPVPNQFYIIQVQTADIVFTLRDTPAAAAMNLSADDLIGLLTDWVRTALQELGLGGKTSSGYGRFMDIQDVTLERFLPVKEKRLEEKKKEEQRKEQAEEQRRLSAMTSSERLIHDIRSLNSSTEEDIQRSKNDIFNQVLNAQNKEAAQCLKTYWESTNNWIIKRGSKKQNKQAVKVQKVRQLLGDWNDLLGN, from the coding sequence ATGAGCCAGACATCCACACAGGTCTTGCATCCTGCGGATACCCAAGAAATGTTTCAGCAGTTCAGCAGTCCTGATCATCTTTGGTACAGTATGAACTATAACCAGCAGGCCGATAGGCAAGCAAGGGAGAAAGAAATCGACAGAGAAGAAAAGAAGAAAAATGGTGATCCGGATGCAGTGAGATATATGTTCCGGAAAAACCTGAACCATCGTGATGGGCTGGAAAGAATCACTGCCCTAGGCCGTACGGTTGACAAGCAACGGCTGCAGGCTTTGGCTGATTTGCCGGAGCACTACCAGGTACGGATACTGCAGGCCACACCTATGGGGGGGATTATTCACGGCCTGGGCGGCGCCCATGTCCGCGAGAATTCGCTAACTATTCATCCTGTTTACGGCTTCCTCTACATACCGGGCTCCAGCCTGAAAGGAGTGGTGCGGCGTTGGTTTATCGAAGCATTTTTAGGAGGAAAAGAATCCCATTGGGATGAAAAGACGGAACCATGGCGCCAAGCGGCAACCTTGGGCCGTCTCGTTTTTGGCACGCAGGCATCAGTCGGAGCAGTGCAGTTTTTTGACATCTTTTTGATCGAAGGTCTGCAGGTAAAGCCAGATATCCTGACTCCCCATTTTTCCGGTTACTATGCAGGAAAAGGAACGCAAGCGCCGGAAGACACTTTAAATCCTGTACCTAACCAGTTCTATATCATACAGGTGCAGACTGCCGATATTGTATTTACCCTGCGAGACACTCCGGCCGCAGCGGCTATGAACCTCTCGGCGGACGATCTGATTGGGTTATTAACCGACTGGGTGCGAACCGCTTTGCAGGAATTGGGGTTAGGGGGGAAAACATCGTCCGGCTATGGACGTTTTATGGATATCCAGGATGTGACGCTAGAGCGGTTTCTCCCTGTCAAAGAAAAACGCCTGGAAGAGAAAAAGAAGGAGGAGCAGCGGAAAGAGCAAGCGGAAGAACAGCGAAGGCTATCGGCAATGACCTCCTCAGAGAGGCTCATTCATGATATTCGAAGCTTAAATTCGTCGACTGAGGAAGATATTCAACGAAGCAAAAATGATATTTTCAATCAGGTGCTTAATGCGCAAAACAAGGAGGCGGCCCAATGCCTGAAAACATATTGGGAATCAACAAACAACTGGATTATAAAGAGAGGCTCAAAAAAGCAAAACAAACAAGCTGTCAAGGTTCAAAAGGTTCGCCAATTGCTGGGGGATTGGAACGATTTATTGGGCAACTGA